One archaeon BMS3Bbin15 DNA segment encodes these proteins:
- the hrp1_2 gene encoding hypoxic response protein 1, with translation MKVKDVMVTELLCVREKDFATSVRKLFRDYGYRSFPVVDDDNKLVGVITRGDILNITSTRSNILVSGLMSQPVYFTTSDESLTKVAEIIVKNNVGRMQVIKSTNDRTLIGVISTHDILKKFIGKEPNKKFVRDVMTEDVKSCSPDDEITKIWAKMLETGFSGIPVVKKGKLIGIITRIDIIRSGHVRISREDDKGKVRRSTAVEKIMKTPVISIQPDIPVIEAAKIVVEKNIGRLPVLDDEKLVGIVDREDLIKAWL, from the coding sequence ATGAAAGTTAAAGATGTAATGGTAACAGAGTTACTATGTGTCAGAGAGAAAGATTTTGCTACCTCTGTAAGAAAGCTTTTCAGAGATTATGGCTACAGAAGCTTCCCTGTGGTAGATGATGATAACAAACTCGTTGGAGTTATCACCAGAGGTGACATACTAAATATAACGTCCACACGTTCGAATATCCTTGTGAGTGGATTGATGTCCCAACCTGTTTATTTCACAACATCTGATGAGTCTCTCACCAAAGTTGCAGAGATTATTGTGAAGAACAATGTAGGAAGAATGCAAGTGATTAAATCCACAAATGATAGAACTCTCATAGGAGTGATAAGTACACATGATATTCTTAAGAAATTTATTGGAAAGGAGCCCAATAAAAAGTTTGTCAGAGATGTTATGACAGAAGATGTCAAAAGCTGTTCTCCTGATGATGAAATAACAAAAATTTGGGCTAAAATGCTTGAAACAGGATTCTCAGGTATTCCTGTAGTGAAGAAAGGGAAACTGATTGGAATAATCACCAGAATAGATATAATCCGCTCAGGTCATGTGAGAATTTCAAGGGAAGACGATAAGGGTAAAGTTAGAAGGTCAACGGCAGTTGAAAAAATTATGAAAACCCCTGTTATTAGTATACAGCCCGACATCCCTGTCATTGAAGCTGCAAAAATAGTTGTTGAAAAAAATATAGGCAGACTCCCTGTCCTTGATGATGAAAAACTTGTGGGGATAGTGGACAGGGAGGATTTGATCAAGGCCTGGCTTTAA
- a CDS encoding histone-like transcription factor (CBF/NF-Y) and archaeal histone: MIERFIFNQENKRFVTLKKEKGVIKMAELSIAACERIIRNATGLRVGKDAAELLAEILEDIGKDVAREAGDLAKHAKRKTVKAEDIKLAAK; encoded by the coding sequence ATGATAGAAAGATTTATATTTAATCAGGAAAATAAGAGATTTGTAACATTAAAAAAAGAAAAAGGAGTGATAAAAATGGCTGAACTTTCAATAGCTGCATGCGAAAGGATAATAAGAAATGCAACCGGTTTGAGAGTTGGTAAAGATGCTGCAGAACTTCTTGCAGAGATTCTCGAAGATATTGGCAAGGATGTAGCACGAGAGGCTGGAGACTTAGCCAAGCATGCAAAAAGAAAAACAGTAAAGGCAGAAGATATTAAGCTGGCTGCAAAATAA
- the kch gene encoding voltage-gated potassium channel Kch, which produces MFYKRTVILILATVLSIIIYSLVFLELMREEGFSYTPVDAIYWIISTMTTVGFGDIVFKSQIGKIYTVFVELTGIALIFGVAVPYIIVPWMESRFHFKLPEEARGLEDHIVICGFSEFIEEFLSELEFYNVEYVILEDNKEKVIELLNRRIKVVYSRFNEESFEKVNLDRARLLLCSFRDESKNADILLCVGDYVLPKVAIAEDPYHSKFLVYAGATKVLSIKGVLGIHMAKIALDAVRHEITSAIEIVKDIDVAEIFLTSRSKLVGRTLGESRIRNRTGCTVLGLWKDGEFIFNPSFDELMKSNSVLLAVGNKRQLKKLLNMAVGR; this is translated from the coding sequence ATGTTTTACAAAAGAACTGTTATTCTGATACTTGCAACAGTCCTATCAATAATCATATACTCATTAGTTTTCCTTGAACTCATGCGAGAAGAGGGTTTCAGCTACACACCTGTGGATGCAATCTACTGGATAATATCTACAATGACTACTGTAGGTTTTGGTGATATAGTTTTCAAGTCTCAGATAGGTAAGATTTATACTGTATTCGTCGAACTTACAGGAATTGCATTGATTTTCGGTGTGGCAGTCCCTTATATTATTGTTCCATGGATGGAAAGCAGATTTCATTTTAAACTTCCAGAGGAAGCCAGAGGTCTTGAGGACCATATAGTAATATGTGGTTTCTCAGAATTTATAGAAGAATTTCTTTCAGAACTGGAGTTTTATAATGTGGAGTATGTTATTCTTGAGGATAATAAGGAGAAGGTTATAGAACTCCTGAATAGAAGAATAAAAGTTGTATATAGCAGATTTAATGAAGAAAGCTTTGAAAAAGTAAATCTTGATAGAGCAAGACTTCTTCTATGCAGCTTCAGAGATGAATCAAAAAATGCTGACATACTTCTCTGCGTTGGAGATTATGTCCTGCCAAAGGTGGCAATTGCGGAAGACCCATACCACTCCAAATTCCTGGTATATGCCGGAGCGACAAAGGTGCTTTCTATCAAAGGCGTTCTTGGAATACACATGGCAAAAATAGCCCTCGACGCTGTGAGGCATGAAATAACTTCTGCTATAGAGATTGTTAAAGATATAGATGTGGCAGAAATTTTTCTTACCAGCAGAAGCAAACTGGTTGGCCGAACCCTGGGAGAAAGCAGAATAAGAAACAGGACAGGATGCACTGTTCTTGGACTCTGGAAGGATGGCGAGTTTATATTCAATCCATCTTTTGATGAGCTTATGAAAAGCAACTCTGTACTTCTTGCTGTTGGAAATAAAAGACAGTTAAAGAAGCTTTTGAATATGGCGGTGGGACGATGA
- the hrp1_3 gene encoding hypoxic response protein 1 — translation MNTEVRVREAMNQKVIVIEPHATVADAAMLMANNNIGSVVVVEGENPIGIITERDITYSVAAIDLKPSLVKVKNIMSKNLKIISPNDILTKASKIMVKYNIRRLPVIEKGKLVGIISNKDILAIAPSQIEVLRELATMNHEKEDVPKEVPEWGTCENCGDYGVRIQEVNGIYVCDTCKEELEE, via the coding sequence ATGAATACAGAAGTAAGAGTGAGGGAAGCAATGAATCAGAAAGTAATCGTTATAGAGCCACACGCCACTGTAGCTGATGCTGCTATGCTCATGGCAAATAATAACATAGGGAGTGTTGTTGTGGTTGAAGGAGAGAACCCTATTGGAATTATAACTGAAAGGGATATTACCTACTCTGTTGCTGCCATAGACCTGAAGCCTTCTCTTGTAAAAGTAAAAAATATTATGAGCAAGAATCTGAAAATCATATCTCCAAATGATATTTTAACAAAAGCTTCAAAAATCATGGTAAAATATAATATAAGGAGACTTCCAGTTATCGAAAAAGGAAAACTTGTGGGTATAATATCCAACAAGGATATCCTTGCAATAGCACCGAGTCAGATTGAAGTGCTGAGAGAACTTGCGACAATGAATCATGAAAAAGAAGATGTTCCAAAAGAAGTACCTGAATGGGGCACATGCGAAAACTGCGGGGATTATGGAGTCAGAATCCAGGAAGTTAACGGAATATATGTGTGTGACACATGTAAGGAAGAGCTTGAAGAATAA
- a CDS encoding potassium transporter peripheral membrane component, whose amino-acid sequence MRKFIIAGFGDTGESAARIILKYFSEVYVIDRKFKFLREEVVVSPEREVKLSDIVQKTDGMVLVKGDVLEERIWKSLSLNSNDTVIIALPEDRDVIFCTLIIKNIYPDVTVIARANSTESLGKIYRAGADYVAPLSSISAQTLAMSLLKGVEIDKDIKLSYSGINIEKFIVTENSKIRGISIGELDIRKKTGCTIIAVLDDDDKPVEFTVSTTLREGMKLLVAGKKENIFKFKKLT is encoded by the coding sequence ATGAGAAAATTTATTATAGCTGGTTTTGGTGATACCGGTGAATCAGCAGCCAGAATAATTTTAAAATATTTCAGTGAAGTTTATGTTATAGACAGAAAATTCAAATTCTTAAGAGAGGAGGTCGTTGTATCTCCAGAAAGAGAGGTTAAATTATCTGATATTGTTCAGAAAACTGATGGTATGGTCCTTGTGAAGGGTGACGTACTGGAGGAGAGAATATGGAAGAGCCTCTCGCTGAATAGCAACGACACTGTTATTATAGCCCTTCCGGAAGATAGAGATGTTATATTCTGTACTTTAATTATTAAAAATATATATCCGGATGTTACAGTGATTGCAAGAGCTAACAGCACAGAAAGCCTTGGAAAGATATATAGAGCAGGTGCCGACTATGTTGCTCCTCTCTCTTCGATTTCAGCTCAAACTCTTGCCATGTCTCTGCTTAAGGGTGTAGAGATAGATAAAGATATCAAATTAAGTTATAGCGGCATAAATATTGAAAAGTTTATTGTTACGGAAAATAGTAAAATAAGGGGAATTTCTATTGGTGAACTGGACATAAGGAAAAAAACAGGCTGTACGATTATAGCAGTCCTGGACGATGACGACAAACCTGTTGAATTTACAGTCTCGACAACTCTAAGGGAGGGAA